A stretch of Shewanella dokdonensis DNA encodes these proteins:
- a CDS encoding anion permease, whose translation MNKKIISWLIILVVAVGIWLTPAPASVDPKAWHLLAIFIATVLGLILEPIPMGAVAICGITATAVTGTLSIKEAMTGFSNTTIWLIVMAFFISRAFIKSGLGARIGYIFMRLMGKRTLTLSYGLLMTDFILAPAIPSNTARTGGIVFPLANSVADAYGSRAEDGTSGKLGSFLMTTVFHGTTITGAMFLTGMAANPLAAKLAADMGIDISWGQWALAAIVPGLVGLLLMPLFAYMLNKPSITATPQAPQIAAKALAEMGKMKMSEWVTLGTFIALIALWIAGPSFGLHGTTAAMIGLVLLVNANVLTWDDVLKEKGAWNTLTWFSALVMMATFLNKLGLIKWFGSSIAANLTGLDWPVALLALALLYYYIHYAFASSTAHVAALYSVFLAVAVQMGAPGVMAAIIFGVISNLMGGVTHYGTGPAPILFGAGHVSLPKWWGLGFIMGLLQLVIWAVVGGIWWKVIGLY comes from the coding sequence ATGAATAAAAAAATCATCTCATGGCTAATAATCCTGGTTGTAGCCGTTGGTATCTGGCTGACGCCTGCGCCTGCCAGTGTTGATCCTAAGGCCTGGCATCTGTTGGCGATCTTCATTGCCACTGTGCTGGGACTGATCCTAGAACCTATTCCCATGGGGGCCGTGGCTATCTGCGGTATCACAGCTACCGCCGTCACTGGAACCTTATCCATTAAAGAAGCGATGACAGGCTTCTCTAATACCACTATTTGGCTGATTGTAATGGCGTTCTTTATTTCCAGAGCGTTCATTAAGAGCGGACTTGGGGCCCGCATCGGTTACATCTTTATGCGCCTGATGGGGAAACGTACCTTGACCCTGTCCTATGGCTTATTGATGACAGATTTTATTCTGGCACCAGCTATTCCATCCAATACCGCCCGTACCGGCGGCATTGTCTTCCCACTGGCAAATTCAGTGGCTGATGCTTACGGTTCCCGCGCCGAAGATGGTACTTCTGGCAAGCTTGGCAGCTTCCTGATGACGACTGTATTCCATGGCACCACCATTACTGGCGCTATGTTCCTGACCGGGATGGCAGCTAACCCGCTGGCAGCAAAACTCGCGGCCGATATGGGTATCGACATCAGTTGGGGTCAATGGGCCTTAGCCGCCATTGTTCCCGGTCTTGTTGGTCTGCTGCTAATGCCACTGTTCGCCTATATGCTGAACAAACCTTCGATCACCGCCACACCACAAGCGCCACAGATTGCCGCAAAAGCGCTGGCCGAGATGGGCAAGATGAAGATGTCTGAGTGGGTAACACTCGGTACTTTCATCGCCTTGATAGCACTGTGGATCGCCGGCCCCTCTTTTGGCCTGCATGGCACCACTGCCGCTATGATCGGTTTAGTACTGCTGGTGAATGCCAACGTGTTGACCTGGGATGACGTATTGAAAGAGAAAGGTGCCTGGAACACATTAACTTGGTTCTCAGCGCTGGTAATGATGGCCACCTTCCTCAATAAACTGGGGCTCATCAAGTGGTTCGGCAGCAGTATCGCCGCTAACCTCACCGGGCTCGACTGGCCGGTAGCGCTGCTGGCATTGGCACTGCTTTACTACTACATCCACTACGCTTTCGCCTCTTCCACTGCGCATGTTGCCGCCCTGTACTCAGTATTTCTGGCAGTTGCCGTGCAGATGGGCGCACCTGGCGTGATGGCAGCCATTATCTTCGGGGTAATTTCTAACCTGATGGGCGGCGTCACTCACTACGGTACTGGCCCCGCACCAATTCTGTTCGGTGCAGGCCACGTATCACTGCCTAAATGGTGGGGCTTGGGCTTCATCATGGGACTGCTGCAACTGGTCATCTGGGCCGTTGTCGGCGGGATCTGGTGGAAAGTAATCGGTCTTTATTAA